One Harpia harpyja isolate bHarHar1 chromosome 11, bHarHar1 primary haplotype, whole genome shotgun sequence genomic window, AGCATAAAATATAATGAGAAAACTGAATGGACATGCAGTCAGGCAGGTGATTAttccaggtttttttgttttgttttgttttttttttttacactctttTATACTGATCAGCTGTTTCAGAGGGAAGCATTTGTGTCTGTCCAGGAATATATGTTTTTTTACTCAAAGGTTAAGGGCCACTTCATGCCTTCAAAAGAATCCATTTTTAGGCTTATCAAACCAAGTATTTAATGGATATTATTTAAAAGGGAACTCCTTTCGAATACTATGAAACTCTGTCTTCACCACGTCAATTAAGTCCCCATATTAACTACTATTACTGTTACCCCAAGTTAACTTTAAGGTAATGATCccaatttccattaaaaattgttTCCATCCTCCCCATCTGTAACCTCTGTATCTGCAAAATTCCCCTGCAATGAGCTGCAGTGAATAAATTGTTCCATACAAGGTACTTTTCATCAATACTAAAATCAATAGTGAATAACATGATGACAGATTAACTCAAACTTTTCAAATCTAGAAAAATGCTGAGAAGTTATCCATTAATTTCACTGCTCTTTCTTTATCAATGGATATTCGGTATCATTAAGTTCCACTCTGGGACTCCAGATCCCAGTCCTACAAATCTAATGTCACAGGGGAAGCTGACTATTTGTTGCTGTTCTCTTAATTTCTGATCCATAAGAACACTTAATTCTTTAGCAACTCCTTGTGTAGAATCAGTGTAAGTCAAAAGAATGTGTTCAGACCTCTCAAAATCTGTAAGTGCTCTTAGCAGACATTAGGGAATGACCTTTCTTTCTTGCTGACTGTATCATGATCTCCCAAGTGTTTTAGTAATTCTAATTGGGATTGCTGTTTCCCTGTTTAGCAAGCACAGAAATCACTTTCACTGTCCTGCTACTGCTTGGAATActctgtattaaaagaaaatcgAAGTTAAAATGTGTTATTCTTAACTACTAACTCAATGTTCTTGACAGATATCTAGTGTTTCACTTCCAGTGAGCACCTATACGTCCACCCACACTGTAGATAGACAATGACAGCTTTCCTGTGCTACAAGTTCTGGTAGACCTCATTTTGGTTAAGCTATTACACAGCAATCTACGAAATGCTTATTTCCCTTGATAGCAAAAAATGATTTGCATTAATCTTACACTACAGTTATAGTCTCGGTAAGCATGGAACAGATCCCATGACTCCATGGTCAATGCTTTGGACAATCTGGCTTCCTAGGGTGGCCTTTTACATGGCATTTCTTCACAACTAGTAAGGCTTTTCAGACAAGCAAAGTCTGCCAAGCCCCTTGTCTTTGGGGTGGGGGTAGTGGTAAGGAGTTAGTGTGCAAAGAAGAATGGGAATGTTACCTCAACTACAATTTAAGCAAGCAATTTTAGTAGGAAGGTTAAGATGCAAACAAAAACCAGTACTCACTGATATAAGAAAAACTTTAACGCCCTGGTCCTCTGTATCCATGGCAGTGATCCGGATACTCTTCTCACTGGCTTTATCGATCTGCATCTGGGCCCAGAGCTTGGTATTTAAGATTAACCTGAGACTCCCCTGAGTCCTCATCACTAAAGCCAACATACAAGATTAGTTAGGTGGAAAAAGACACAACAGGAAGCTCAAAACAGCAAAGATGGCTTTTTGTGTGAATGTTTAAGTCTCTTTACGAAGAATATCAAGGGAAAGTCCTTTAACAGTTGTGACAAGATTCCTGTTTTATCAGAAGAATGTAGGCTATTAAAGATTATCAGTCATATCTAAAGATACTTAGTGCAAAGTCTTATGTGTTAATACATCAAAGTTCAGTGGTTGGATCCAAGCTGATAATCTCAGGCTAATGCACATTCCTGCCAGTCTGAACAACTGTGCACTATTCAAACAGACTTCTCCTGCCACAAGCACCCTGTCCCAAAGAGCAAAGATCCCAGATCTGAAGAACATCACCATAAATTTCTAGTCAAATATTCTAGTTGCTAATAAATACAGTTTgcttttatggggaaaaaaaagtaactggaAAATTTGCTCCAATAGGAGGATATGAAAAGAtactctctctggaagaaatggTCATAAATTGAAGCAAGACAAAAGGTCTAAACTGCTTCTGAGTTGCTGTAGCTAAGACATAACCCAAAGCAGATGCTGCTGTGTGTCATGGAAGCATCCTGTGAAAATAGCACTGACTGTCATCCAGTACCTCATTTCCCCTGGTTCCTCTTACCCAGCCGAGACTGTAATGTTCCATCATCTGTTGAGGCCATATCATTGAGTCTCAGAAGTCCTCGACCTCTTTCCACCCAAGACTGAGAGTTTTTATCAAACACAAACAGCTTGCACTGAATCTGTAACAGAAAATATCTCTATAGCATAGTGGTTGATTGAAGTAATAATATATTTCATATTCAGTTACCTACAGctggttaaaaaaatattcagatttcaTATTGGAATTTTAAACTGTTCATAGCTGTGGAAACCAAAGTAGTCATCCTCTCTTTTGCACTAAATTCCTCAAAATATGCTGTCGTAAGGTTTATTAACAGAAGCTATATATTCTTAAAGAATACCTGTGTTCAAGATCAAACAACAATAACAATTTTCAGATAAGGTACAAACTTCCACAGAGGAAACTTATTGTGATAAGAGACTGGGTAAGAGACATCTATCATCTTAAATCAGTCAATTCTTTTAAAAGTCTTaggtgcactttttttttttattaagaacatACTGAAGTTAGTAAGTATATTTAAGTTAATGAATAACTACAACATTAAATAAATCACGATTAGAATCAGGAGTCTAAGTCATGACCAAATGTCCTTCTAAAACATCACTAATGCAGTTAAGTACCTCAAGACAAATCCCTGAGTGCTGTTTTATGGTTTCTGCTACGCAAGAAACCAGACTGCTGGCATAATAGTCTattcagagttttaaaaaaaatcttcagtagtATGATAAttaaagaacttaaaaatatttagttcatttaaattttcttcaaataattgTTTTGGAGATAGGAGCTTTTGTATGATGGATTCAGGAAAGTATGCTTAAGGATCGTCTGGATGGCCCAAACACTAAAATTTATTCAGAAAGAGGAAATTAAGAAACAACAAAGTAAGGATCTGATAACAAATATCCAAAGTTTGCATTTTAACACAAGAAAATACATTAGAGATACAGAGGATGGCTGAGCTGTAGGGCATCAGGTGGTATGCATTCACTGGACATCCGTATGAATCCCCTTAAACTGAAAGCTCCTCTACTTTACCCGTTTCTTACCTGTAACACATTACTTTCAGCTTCCTCCCCAGTAATCACTTCTACCTTCGCTAATAGACATTTCCTTGCTGTTGCTTTAGTATAGGCTGCTGCAGACTCCGCCAGTGATTCTGAAATATTATTAGCTAAACAACATTTTGAAAGTTTGAGAATGATTAGCATATAATTTTGTAAGATTTATAGAGGTCTCACACAAGTATACCagaatttgaagaaataaaagtacAGAACACAGATGTTAATAGAACATTAGAAATAGGATTGAAATTTAAAGCAGAAGTTAAAGCTTGTCTTTTAAGacttgttttaaaagcaaaagatgaCACAAGGGACAGAAGAGGTAAGCTATTGAAAGATTTTCTCCCCGCATACAGTATTTCAAAACCTTTGCTAACACATGGACACCTACGTATCTGTAGGTGCTCCAGCAGTATCGATACTGCTACCAGCTACACAGTTGTGCTTACAGATGTACAGTGCgattcattttctgcttttattttggctTGCAAGCAGTTTGCTGGAGAAAGCCCGTAGCTCCCAAAATTTCCAGAAAGTCTTGCCAATCTGAAGAGTCATAGAAGTCTAGAACCCAGCAAACAGTTCTTGGTTCAAGCAACACATTTGGTGCACCCACTCAATACAATAAACATTTGACTCAGACATTCAGTCACTGGAAGTATAATAGAATTCTTAAAAAACAGTCTGCCACATTTCTTCTACACTCTGTACATCCAAGTACCTGCTCTGTTAATTCCCTCTACTTTCATTCTGCTGAAGATACTCCCAATACCACAGAACAACCACAAAAAAGACAGTGTAGCCTGTAAGTGtttaatattaaagagaaaaggaCAAGAGAATCTATAGCATCCACCACGTCACCTCCCACCGCTAACCTGCATCTTTGGTTACAGGAGACAGTAAAGGCAACATAAAAATGTTGTTTTTATAAAGTAACAGGATATTGAAAAATGCAATCATTTAAACAAGGATTAACTACCATtcctaaaataatattttgtttttcacctttCTCTGGCGTGGCTTCCTGAGAAGACGATTCAGACCCAGACTCTGTAGCAGCATTCTCCTTATTACTCTCTGTACTACCTTCATTTGATTTTGGTGGACTCTATTGCAAAAAGAAGAGGAGgtaaagagaagagagaaagtataCACTAGTTTTGCAGAACAAGACTAGTGATCAATTACTGAGGGAAGCCCTAGCGTTTATAAACCATACAGCAAAAGAAGAATCCCAGGGATGACATGCTTTCACAGTAAAAGCCATCCTACTACCCCAGCCAAGGAACTGAACAGAGTGTGACCTGAAAACTAGttcaaattattttcccctgAACTGAAACCAAATTTCAACTCTTATTCTGAAGTTATGCTCAACAAAGCAAACCAGTTTCAGCTACAGTTCAACTCAAGGCATACTTGACTGAACTCCCTGCTCAGCAGTTAAGACAGGTATGAATGCACAGCATTAAATGCTTCCCTTTTGTACCAGCACAGCAATAAAAACAACAGTAGGAAACAGTGGGGCACTAGAATTTATACTTTAGGTCAGTACACAATAAAGAGAATTTCCTGAATCATACCTCAGTACTGAGGCAGCTGCCTTACTGCTGGACTTGAAATCCCATCACTGGGGGAGTCATGCAACTGAACTTTTCTCAATTTGGAGGACAGCAAACATAAAATACCCTCAAATAGTTATATCGAAGAAGCCATTTAAAGAAGCAAGCTGTGCCATAAAGTGCTTGGACTTAGGAACCACATGCACTACAGAGAAGGCACTCGAATCTCCTTACACTGGTAGAGCTTGGCAGGGAAATCCTGGACAACACTGCTGTTGCAGACAATAGCTCATAATGAAACCCCCACGCTGCACTCAAAATAAGTTACCTACAAGGGAaaccactgaaagaaaactgtgctCCAAGTGACAAGTATAATTAAAGGTTCTCAAAATTCCTGAGTGAGAATCCATAATGCAAACTACTCACAAAATTACAACATTTCATACACAGTGGATACTCACTAGGACTCGCTCACTCATGTTCTGTCCAAAAACAAACTTGTTGCTAGATGCATCTGCACTGTTTGTAGAGTTCtctacactggaaaaaaaaccaaacaaacaaaaacacaaaacccaaacaaaacaggTTTTATAAGTCAGGAAAATATCTGTTTGTCTTCTACTGATAAAATTCCTCAAAAAGTGAGCAGTTGTCACGGGCTTTAAAAATTAAGCACTGGTTGACACAAACATAAgcaaaaattaattcaatttagtAGTATGAGAGCACATACTGGTTTTACAGAATGAGAATTCTCTCAGAATCATGGCAAATTATTTTGTCACTGTAAATATCTTCCCTTTAGATATCTAATTACATATTAAGCAATGCTGAATGCTAAGTGAGGGCTTCCTGTTTAATCAtataacatactttttttttaaacagtattctATATGCACAAACTTGAACTATTACATGTTTTTAGGTCAATTTTCTCAGAAAGGGaaagaactgaaacaaaaccaCTTGCAATATCATAACTGAAGCAAAGGTAGCAGGGATAAGTAATGAATGCCTTTTATTAGACTAACTGCAATGCTACAGCCTCCCCAAAAAGTTTCACAATCAAATCTCAACCCTCCCTTATAGAATAAGCATCCTCCTCCCGTATGGCATTTTtattaacagattttaaaatcccATTTAGGAAGGACAATAGTTTTACTATTTTACAGACTCAAAAACTTAAGAAGTCATTGTTCATATGCCCTCCCTTCAGGCATGCCTCTAAGACATCAAGATGCTTACTAAGTGAACATGCAGAATGTAGACCACTTGACATCAAGCCTATGTGCATTTCACTAAGTTTGGAAAATAGAGGCACATGTCACTGCTACATGATTCAAGCAGAACTAAACAAACCTTTAAATCATGCATGTAGAGTTGCTACTTCTGAATAAGGAGATTCAAAGAAGAGACGAAGTCCTCAGGGGAAGGAATTTTTACCTACTACGGGAATTAAATACCACAGTTCTGAGCTCCAAATGCCAACTGGGAACTCAAGATGATCTACCAATATCTGCCATGTGACCTAGCACGTTTACAGTTTTTAAAGGACTAGCAGCATATTACACAAAAGGGAGGAATTTTCCTTTTACAAGTTGATGGCCATACTGTCTTGCCATCTCAGCTAAAAAAGAGCCAACTCCacttagatactttttttttttaaaaggcaaggcCAAAACTAGGTTTCTGGCAATTGACCTACCATGAATAAATCCTCCCAAAGTGAAGACTCAATCAAAATATGGCAGTAGATGTCATATGAGTTGAAAGATAGAAACTAATATTCCAGTATTTGAAGCCCACATATTAGAAGTTATTGTCTGccaaataggattaaaaaaatctgacagtATCTCTGGAAAGGCATTGACCTGGCATTCACAGAGCCACTCTGTGGTATTCTCTACCTCTCCAATGCATCATCTGAAAAGCTCAATGTCAAAAGGGATTAAGACTGCAAAACTGCCAAGTGCCTACTTCATGGTGAACAACAAGGtcttaaaaatgcagaagataaGGACAAGGCAAGCACACATTGGtgcttttcttaattatttcatGGCCTCAAAAAATCTGCAGTTCAGATTCTTCCAGGAGCAGAGATGTCGGTCCACTCCTGCTCTCAGTGGGATTTTTTCCCCCCGTGGTTTTCCAGTTATTACTTGAATTCACAGCTCTGTGTATTAAgaaattctcttctgttttctaatcTTTCTGTAACactacttgattttttttttttgagcactaCTGAGCTAACATTTTGACAGAGCCATTTCAACATCTTAGCCTTAAGTGAAGACTGTCAAAGTTCATCACTGTATATATAGAATGAGCAGTTTTCTCCTGGCTGCCTCGCTTTATGCATACCTACATCAAATTTCTTCTGATGCTATTGCCTAATCAGAAATTCTCTCAAAGACCTCCCATGGTTAGGTTCCTGCTTATTCACACAGGCCCTCTATATTGCTCTGAAAAGCTTATTATCATGAACAAacgaccttttttttttttaaactattcttCCCTTTATCCTTATCATATATGAAGCACTGAACACCACAAATACAGCATAGATCTCTACAGGACTCTACTGGTAGCCCCAATTTATTCCATCACTGTTTCTTTCTAATCATTCATGAGAAGACTTCTCTCATCTTATGCTTGTTAGTTTTCTTTGGTGAGTAAGTAGAGAAAAGTAGGCTTTGGTGAGGACGTGGTCAAGTAAATGGTGTCAAATGCATCTCCCTTGACCAGATGATTGAGGATTCCCCCAGATCTGAAGTTTGCCACCTCATTCTTCAGAAGCCTGGGTTCCCACTGACCCAGTATAagccctgcatccaataaagagCAGAAtcacaaataattttgaacaCAGAATAAGGAAAACTGTCCTATAGGTTTCCCTGTAGTCTCACCTGGAACTGATGTActgtagaaaataatttgttgCAGAAGGTACGTCTGATGTAGGAAGGCCAACATTCTGTACATCGGCAGTTTCATCACTTTCATCTCCCAGCTATAAAAAGAACAAGTATATATTGACAGTTTTAACTACTGACCACAAAATTTTCAGCTCATTCTTTCTCAAGACAAAGTTCCATCCACAAACACTTTCTACAATAAAACAATATAAGCCTACATCCCAGtattacactttctttttttatgctaGGAAACCTGCACAAACCTGTCTTCAACAGGAGGTACTAACAATCCAGTCAATTACTCCATGCACAGGTTTGAACCCAGGCTgccctatttttcttttctcaccttttcCGTGAAGTCTTGGTTGCATGGGAGCATCTTAGGAACACATTTCAACTTAATTCTGACCcaaaatgtaagagaaaacatGTCGCACTGAGGTTTAGATGTTACCTATGACTGCAgcagatgtgtttatttttgaaaaagcttCTTATGCTACTAAACagtattaattaatttattaaatgtCTGGAAGACCTTTTTTACTAAACAGCCAATTGAACTGTGTTCACAGCTTCTATTTTTGCATATGTACATGGAGGTTTTAACCCTGTTATATAGTGGCTTCAAAGTACTTCATAAACAGTGTGTAAAGCTCGTGCCAACAAATGATCTGTTCCACTGCTTCTTATCCTCACTTAAATACATCAACTCTTAGTCAAGACAACAAACACGTGTTTACCTTAACTCTATCTCTTAAGTTTTGCCCAAATACAAATGCTTGTTGTGCATTTAGTTCTGCCTTCTCACAGCTGTCATCATCTGAAGTACTGTTGGACTCTTTTTTCTGACATTCTCCtgcctaaagaaaagaaattgaaaacttTAGCCTAGGTAATTGagtttctttaaacaaaacacacatgTTACGACATGGTGAATCACACAGTCATTTACAATGACAAGCTGATAACGTCTCTAGAGCTACAAggcaaattttgcatttaaaaaaaattccacagttgtttaaaacaacttaaaaaaattaaaaaaaaaaaaaaaacaaaccacagaacaGTTAAGGTTCAAGGGGATCTCTAACAATCATTTGCTCCAAACCATGCTCAAAGCAGCATCAACTTCAAAATTATGCTAGGCTACATGAGACCTCGTACAGTCAAGTCTCCAAAAATCCAAGAATAGCAGTTTTACAGTTTGCTAGCCTGGTTCAACATTTGACTGCACTAAATATGATAGTTCTGTCCTAATACCCAACTAGAATTGCTCTTCCCCACACTTGCAGCCTCTCATCTGTTTGGTAGGCACTTCCAAGTCTCATTCTATATTGCTACAGCCCACCACTAGATAGTTGAAGAGAACAATTCAATTCCCCTCCCCTAGCCCAAGCAAAACATACTCAGCTTTTTCACTCTTTCATCAGACATCAGGTGCTCCAGCCATTAGTCACCTTGGTGATTGAGTGTCTTTCATGTATTGGCAAGCCCCAAACTATACACAATACTCCTGATGCCACCCACCAGTGGCAAGTAAAGGGGAACAATAACTTTTCTGAATCTAATGGCTGCAGTCTTAGTAAAGCGGCCCAGTATGTTCTCTTAATCAATAAAAGGATGCACTACTCATTCATGTTCAGCTTGTTCATCACTGTTGCACAGGACCTCAAGGTTCCTGAACCTTTTGTCCTGCTAAGGACCACCTTCTATCCTGCACCTCTGCAGCCCACTTTCCATTAGTAGCTCTGTAACCTTTCACTGCAGCTGCCATGGCAGTATTTTCCCCTATTATTCTCATACTACAGTTCTCATCCCATTATACTCAGGGCCTCACACCTTGAAACCCTTATAGTGGTGTTGGGAAGCAATTGGAACCAGCATGGGAATCACcccctccctcttctctcctgaTTTCCTACCCTGTAGCTTTTGATTTACATTAGAAGACCCAACAATATGCATGCACAAAGCCTAACAACTAATCAGCACACAGCAGCTGCTCCTCATCAAAGCATGCTCCAACAAGCATTAACAGCAtcataagcagaaaaaaaccagtagGAAGTTTGAGCATATCCTGATGAAAACTACATAGTTACTATAGGAAGAGTACTATGGGATACCACCTCCTCCACTGGAGAGGATGCCCAGTGGGAAGATGCCTGTCTGGGAAACCCCTGTCACTGTCTTCCTGGCTGACCCATGGaaagtcttcccttttcttcccccttttgcTCTCCCCTCCTCCAAAGTAGAATGATTGTCACCCTTAGAAGGAATACTATCAGCTATAGACCCCGCTACTAAGTTCTGTACATGAGAACTTGTCTCAACATCCTTCATGCAACACCAGGATCTCCAAGTACTTGTCTGCATAGCTGTTTTCTAGCTAGTCACTCTCCAGTCCTTGTGACACATAGGTTATCTCAccccaggtacaggactttgcatttgttgaCTGTCACTTAGTTTCTCTTGGCTCATTTTTCCAGCCTGCTGCAATCCCTCTGAATGGCCCTGCCTTCCAACATATTGACCATTTTCCCCTTCTTGCAGTTTACTGGCATCCACAAACTTAACAAGCTTCACTCCACCTTACCAGGTTGTTCATGTAAACATTAAATAGTATTGACCTCAATGTCAGCCCTAGAGGAATGCCTCTAGTAACTGACCGCCCATCAGACTTTCAACCACTGACTGCTACCCTTGAAGCTCACTGGTTTAGCCAATTTTCCACCCACTTTGAATTCTACCTAACCAGTACATCTCTCTCCAGTTTGGTTATGACAATGACACCAGAGACCATCCATGTCAAAGACCTTGCTAAAGTAAAAACCAACAAGTATTGCTCTCTGCACAGCCAATCATCTCATCAGAGTGCAGGGGGGTGATGGAAATCAGGTTGGTCACCACGTTTTATCCCTGCTGGCTGTTCTCAATCACTGTAAGGTGCTTCATATCCTAGGACTCCTTCaccaggaagggagaggaaggtgctgagcaGTTTCTACTTTCCTGGAacctctttcttgcccttcttgaaagTGTGTGCCatgttctcttctttcccagTAATGGGGACCTCCCACGGTACCACAACATTTTGATAACAGGCAGTGGTCTCACACAAACACCAGACAGCTCCCTTAGCACCCATGGATGCATCCtgtctggtcccatggacttgtataTGTCAAACTGTCTTAGATGGTTCTTAAGTGAATTTACTATAATAATTCACTCCCCCAAACTTCCCCTAGGACAAGGGACCTAGCAGACCTGACAGCAGACCTCTCCAGTAAAAACCAAGACAAAGGTATTGACTCCTTCAGATTTTTTCATGTCCTTCATCAGTAGGTTCCCTCCAACATTTGGCAGCAGACCTACATTTTTCCTTCATCTTGCCTTTGCTGCTAATGCACCAGTAGAAGCCCTTCATGCAGCCCTTTCATCCCTGGACATTTCCAAATGTCTAAACTTTGGctttcccagttctctccccaCATGTCCAGGCAATCTTTTTGTATACTTCTCAGGTACCTTGACTTCTTTCCCAACTTATGTACACTCCCTTTCTGGATTTAAGTTGCTCCCAGTTCATCCATGCTGGCCTCCTGCCACACTTGCACAATTTTCTGCACGTCGGGATAAACTACTCATTCTCTAAGGTGGTTGTCCATAAAGATAACAAGCTCTCCTGAGCCCTTCTGTCCTTCAGGGTCCTACCAACAAACTCAGTGAACAAGCTGGAGTCTTTTCTCCTGAAGTCTGGGTCTTTATTTGACTACTCAGCTTCCCCACTTCCCTCAGGATCTCAAACTCCATCTCATAGCTGCTGCAAACACAGCTACTCTCAACCTTTGTATGCCTAACCAGTTCTTTGCTGTGAATACTACGTCCAGCTGAGTACCTCCCTGGTCAACTTATCTGGcacctgcattaaaaaaaaaccaaaccaaagactGTCCTCACCTTATTCCTAAAATCTCCAGGAGTATTTACATGACGACATGTTGCCATTTTATCAGGTGTCAAAGTACTTTAAGTTCCCTGTTAGAACCAAGGTCTGCAATTGTGAAGCTTCCAGTTCTACAAGGGCTTTAGCTACTTTCTCCTCTTGATTGGTCCAACTCTAATGAAGGTCCACCTTAATCTCCACGTTGTTGGCTTCCCCTCTGATCTTAACCTATAAAGCCTTGACCAACTCAGCACCTTTCCCAAACCAAAGCCTCTGCATTCAAGCAGCTTCTTTGAGCATAGCAGAACACATCCCCTTCTTGCCTTTCCTGCTCTACTTCCTAAAAAGCCCGTATGTATCCAATGCAGTACTCCAGTTATCCAAGTGAACCTCTTTTATCCGTGATCCCAGTGAGGTTATAGAACTGCTGCCACACACAGATCTCCAATTCCTCCTGTTAGTTTCTCACGCAGGGCGTTGCCTACAGGTGCTTCAGACAGGCTGCCAGCCATGGCACCTTCAGCACATATTgcgcaggggaaagaggcagtggGAAAACAACACTGAATTGGGTCCAAAGGAGTTTTGCAAATCCCATTTTATGTTTAAGGGACATAACCTCTGCATAACCTAGCTGTATCATCTGCCTTCAGATTCTAATTCTGGCATTTCAAAGACATCCTTTTTCTGCTGGTAGTCAGAAACGGGCCAGTGTTGCCTGCTGGGAGTAGTCCTCCACCACTGAATGGTGCAGACAGGGTAAAGGAGCATTCTgttgaacaaaaaggaaaaatcattatCCTAGGATCTCCTTAACAGGTTCTCCTCCTTCTGGATAAGGATCAGTATCTCCCTGCTGCCAAAAAGGCCAAGGGCTGCATGGTAGTCTTGAACGGCTGCCTATCAAGCTTCCCTGCACATCTGATGACTTTGTCACAAGACTCTCCTACCAGTCAAGGGAGGTTGAATAGAAGGCTGTAGCTTGTACCCATCTAAGGATTATGTTGCTTAGGGCTCCTGCAGTTTCCTGGTGATTTTCAAGACAAAGAGACAAGGCCTAGCCAAAATAGGTCCAGGTCACCACAGAGATGCTCAGAGTAGGACAACAACCAGATAGAGAATGTTC contains:
- the RANBP3 gene encoding ran-binding protein 3 isoform X4 gives rise to the protein MSCRCPKRHEKPAIAPPVFVFQKDKAQKRSADGSSPEDGDESDREDGSYCPPVKRERTSSLTQFPPSQSVTKNNVFMPSSFCEPSTGNSDSEPEEKSSGFRLKPPILIHGQAPSAGLPSQKPKEQQRSVLRPAVLQAPQPKTFSQMVLSSGTNGVNIPPDSAAPSESLSNATLKSSDSEDKAGECQKKESNSTSDDDSCEKAELNAQQAFVFGQNLRDRVKLGDESDETADVQNVGLPTSDVPSATNYFLQYISSSVENSTNSADASSNKFVFGQNMSERVLSPPKSNEGSTESNKENAATESGSESSSQEATPEKANNISESLAESAAAYTKATARKCLLAKVEVITGEEAESNVLQIQCKLFVFDKNSQSWVERGRGLLRLNDMASTDDGTLQSRLVMRTQGSLRLILNTKLWAQMQIDKASEKSIRITAMDTEDQGVKVFLISASSKDTGQLYAALHHRILALRSRVEQEQEVKNVAPEPEVTQSNEEDSDDDVIAPSGSVGSGPNDEGDGQNVGST
- the RANBP3 gene encoding ran-binding protein 3 isoform X5 — encoded protein: MADLANEEKPAIAPPVFVFQKDKAQKRSADGSSPEDGDESDREDGSYCPPVKRERTSSLTQFPPSQSVTKNNVFMPSSFCEPSTGNSDSEPEEKSSGFRLKPPILIHGQAPSAGLPSQKPKEQQRSVLRPAVLQAPQPKTFSQMVLSSGTNGVNIPPDSAAPSESLSNATLKSSDSEDKAGECQKKESNSTSDDDSCEKAELNAQQAFVFGQNLRDRVKLGDESDETADVQNVGLPTSDVPSATNYFLQYISSSVENSTNSADASSNKFVFGQNMSERVLSPPKSNEGSTESNKENAATESGSESSSQEATPEKANNISESLAESAAAYTKATARKCLLAKVEVITGEEAESNVLQIQCKLFVFDKNSQSWVERGRGLLRLNDMASTDDGTLQSRLVMRTQGSLRLILNTKLWAQMQIDKASEKSIRITAMDTEDQGVKVFLISASSKDTGQLYAALHHRILALRSRVEQEQEVKNVAPEPEVTQSNEEDSDDDVIAPSGSVGSGPNDEGDGQNVGST